One genomic region from Carettochelys insculpta isolate YL-2023 chromosome 4, ASM3395843v1, whole genome shotgun sequence encodes:
- the OSTC gene encoding oligosaccharyltransferase complex subunit OSTC, which produces METLYRVPFAVLQCPNIKLKRPSWVHTPSAMTVYALVVVSYFLITGGIIYDVIVEPPSVGSMTDEHGHQRPVAFLAYRVNGQYIMEGLASSFLFTMGGLGFIILDRSNAPNIPKLNRFLLLFIGFVSVLLSFFMARVFMRMKLPGYLMG; this is translated from the exons ATGGAGACGCTGTACCGGGTGCCGTTCGCGGTGCTCCAGTGCCCCAACATCAAGCTGAAGCGGCCGAGCTGGGTGCACACGCCCTCGGCCATGACCGTTTATGCGCTGGTGGTGGTGTCGTACTTTCTCATCACCGGAG gaATAATCTATGATGTGATTGTAGAACCTCCCAGTGTCGGTTCTATGACAGATGAACATGGACATCAGAGACCAGTGGCCTTCTTGGCATATAG AGTAAATGGACAATATATTATGGAAGGACTTGCATCCAGCTTCCTCTTCACAATGGGAGGCTTAGGCTTCATAATTCTGGACCGATCCAATGCACCAAATATTCCGAAGCTCAATAGATTTCTGTTGCTTTTTATTGGATTTGTCAGTGTCCTGTTGAGCTTCTTCATGGCAAGAGTTTTCATGAGGATGAAATTACC GGGATACTTGATGGGTTAG